A stretch of Cucumis sativus cultivar 9930 chromosome 2, Cucumber_9930_V3, whole genome shotgun sequence DNA encodes these proteins:
- the LOC101206367 gene encoding GRF1-interacting factor 1 isoform X2 yields MQQHLMQMQPMMAAYYSNNVTTDHIQQYLDENKSLILKIVESQNSGKLNECAENQARLQRNLMYLAAIADSQPQPSAMHAQYSSSGMIQPGGHYIQHQQAQQMTPQSLMAARSSMLYSQQPFSTLQQQALHGQLGMSSGGGIGFNMLQNDAANAGGGNGGALGGGGFPDFGHGAASDSLHRSLAGGSKQDMGGTGSAEGRGGSSGSHGGDGGETLYLKSADDGN; encoded by the exons ATGCAGCAGCACCTGATGCAGATGCAGCCCATGATGGCAGCTTATTATTCCAACAACGTCACTACTGATCACATTCAACAg TATTTGGATGAGAACAAGTCGCTGATATTGAAGATTGTTGAAAGCCAAAACTCAGGAAAATTGAATGAATGTGCAGA GAATCAAGCTAGGCTACAGAGAAACCTCATGTACTTGGCTGCCATTGCGGATTCTCAACCTCAACCTTCTGCGATGCATGCCCAG TACTCTTCCAGTGGCATGATCCAACCAGGAGGGCATTACATTCAGCACCAACAAGCTCAGCAGATGACGCCACAATCGCTGATGGCCGCCCGATCCTCTATGTTGTACTCCCAGCAGCCATTTTCAACACTGCAGCAGCAAGCTTTGCACGGCCAACTCGGTATGAGCTCTGGAGGAGGCATAGGATTCAACATGCTGCAAAACGATGCTGCCAATGCAGGAGGAGGCAATGGAGGAGCACTTGGAGGAGGAGGCTTCCCAGATTTCGGCCACGGTGCTGCAAGTGACAGCTTGCACCGTAGCCTAGCCGGTGGGAGCAAGCAAGACATGGGAGGAACTGGGTCTGCAGAGGGACGAGGTGGGAGCTCAGGGAGCCATGGTGGTGATGGAGGCGAGACTCTGTACTTGAAATCAGCTGATGATGGGAACTGA
- the LOC101206367 gene encoding GRF1-interacting factor 1 isoform X1: MQQHLMQMQPMMAAYYSNNVTTDHIQQVILLFLLLLLLLLLLLPFFSLFILLIQPHFQYLDENKSLILKIVESQNSGKLNECAENQARLQRNLMYLAAIADSQPQPSAMHAQYSSSGMIQPGGHYIQHQQAQQMTPQSLMAARSSMLYSQQPFSTLQQQALHGQLGMSSGGGIGFNMLQNDAANAGGGNGGALGGGGFPDFGHGAASDSLHRSLAGGSKQDMGGTGSAEGRGGSSGSHGGDGGETLYLKSADDGN, encoded by the exons ATGCAGCAGCACCTGATGCAGATGCAGCCCATGATGGCAGCTTATTATTCCAACAACGTCACTACTGATCACATTCAACAggttattcttctttttcttcttcttcttcttcttcttcttcttcttcttcctttttttagtCTATTTATCTTATTAATCCAACCCCATTTCcag TATTTGGATGAGAACAAGTCGCTGATATTGAAGATTGTTGAAAGCCAAAACTCAGGAAAATTGAATGAATGTGCAGA GAATCAAGCTAGGCTACAGAGAAACCTCATGTACTTGGCTGCCATTGCGGATTCTCAACCTCAACCTTCTGCGATGCATGCCCAG TACTCTTCCAGTGGCATGATCCAACCAGGAGGGCATTACATTCAGCACCAACAAGCTCAGCAGATGACGCCACAATCGCTGATGGCCGCCCGATCCTCTATGTTGTACTCCCAGCAGCCATTTTCAACACTGCAGCAGCAAGCTTTGCACGGCCAACTCGGTATGAGCTCTGGAGGAGGCATAGGATTCAACATGCTGCAAAACGATGCTGCCAATGCAGGAGGAGGCAATGGAGGAGCACTTGGAGGAGGAGGCTTCCCAGATTTCGGCCACGGTGCTGCAAGTGACAGCTTGCACCGTAGCCTAGCCGGTGGGAGCAAGCAAGACATGGGAGGAACTGGGTCTGCAGAGGGACGAGGTGGGAGCTCAGGGAGCCATGGTGGTGATGGAGGCGAGACTCTGTACTTGAAATCAGCTGATGATGGGAACTGA